One window from the genome of Aerosakkonema funiforme FACHB-1375 encodes:
- a CDS encoding sensor histidine kinase: MTENLHHFFSGYFIPHGHCYLWKPGLVGLHIVSDFLIALAYFLIPVELIYIVKKRKDVPFDWIFFLFGSFIICCGITHIMEIWTLWHPDYWLSGFLKAITAAVSITTAAVMIELIPKIIAIPNPAQLTAANAALQNEIAERKQIQNALSQLTIELEKRVRERTAALERANELLQQENCDRSLAEAALRQSEAKLRSQAQELEKTLKELKCAQIQLVQTEKMSSLGQMVAGVAHEINNPINFIFANIAPASEYIRDILETVKLYQKHYPQPVGEIQQKINTSELDFIVEDLGKILASIKVGAERIKKIVNSLRCFSRLDEAEMKRVNIHDGIDSTLMILQHRLKEQPHRPAIQTMKEYGDLPPLECYAGQLNQVFMNLLSNAIDALEERENYNVSRVQVYQPKIRIRTVVVEHKEVEIYIADNGIGMSPEVMTKIYDPFYTTKPTGYGTGLGLAISYQIIKKHDGVLECNSQLGKGTEFIIKIPLKSKVRASKSCFEKVLVTEGAAV; the protein is encoded by the coding sequence GTGACAGAAAATCTCCATCATTTTTTTTCAGGCTACTTTATTCCGCACGGACACTGCTACCTATGGAAGCCTGGATTGGTGGGATTGCATATAGTTTCAGATTTTCTGATTGCCTTAGCTTACTTTTTAATTCCAGTCGAACTAATTTACATAGTAAAAAAGCGGAAAGACGTGCCGTTTGATTGGATTTTCTTTTTGTTCGGTTCTTTCATTATCTGCTGCGGCATCACCCACATTATGGAAATTTGGACGCTGTGGCATCCCGATTATTGGTTATCGGGTTTTCTGAAAGCAATTACAGCAGCTGTTTCCATAACTACAGCAGCTGTAATGATAGAACTGATCCCGAAAATTATAGCTATACCCAATCCCGCCCAACTGACAGCAGCAAACGCAGCTTTGCAAAACGAAATTGCCGAACGCAAACAAATTCAAAATGCACTCAGCCAGCTAACAATTGAGTTAGAAAAGCGGGTGCGCGAAAGAACCGCAGCATTAGAGCGAGCCAATGAACTTTTGCAACAGGAAAATTGCGATCGCTCCTTAGCAGAAGCGGCTTTACGACAATCGGAAGCCAAACTTCGCAGCCAAGCGCAAGAGTTAGAAAAAACCCTAAAAGAACTTAAATGCGCCCAAATTCAACTTGTGCAAACCGAAAAAATGTCTTCTTTGGGGCAAATGGTAGCCGGAGTAGCTCACGAAATTAACAATCCCATCAACTTTATTTTTGCCAATATTGCTCCGGCAAGTGAATATATTCGAGACATTTTAGAAACAGTTAAACTTTATCAAAAGCATTATCCTCAGCCAGTGGGCGAGATTCAGCAAAAAATTAACACAAGCGAACTAGATTTTATAGTAGAAGACTTGGGGAAAATTTTAGCATCTATTAAAGTGGGAGCAGAGCGAATCAAAAAAATTGTCAATTCTTTGCGCTGCTTTTCCCGCCTAGACGAAGCGGAAATGAAACGAGTAAATATCCATGATGGGATTGACAGCACTTTAATGATTTTGCAACATCGTTTGAAAGAACAGCCCCACCGTCCGGCGATCCAAACGATGAAAGAGTATGGGGATTTGCCGCCGCTCGAATGTTATGCAGGGCAGCTAAATCAAGTGTTTATGAATCTTCTGAGTAATGCGATTGATGCGCTGGAAGAACGAGAAAATTACAACGTTAGCAGGGTGCAAGTTTACCAGCCTAAAATACGCATTCGCACCGTTGTAGTCGAACATAAAGAGGTAGAAATTTACATTGCCGATAACGGCATTGGGATGAGTCCAGAAGTGATGACCAAAATTTACGATCCGTTCTATACCACCAAACCCACAGGTTACGGAACCGGACTGGGGTTGGCAATTTCTTATCAAATTATCAAAAAACACGATGGTGTTTTAGAATGTAATTCTCAATTAGGAAAAGGCACAGAGTTTATAATTAAAATTCCTTTAAAATCAAAAGTACGTGCTTCAAAAAGCTGTTTTGAAAAAGTTTTAGTAACTGAAGGAGCAGCAGTTTAA